Proteins co-encoded in one Desulfitobacterium hafniense DCB-2 genomic window:
- a CDS encoding lytic transglycosylase domain-containing protein — MNTAELVLLYQLQSMNQAWQDTSRSESGNKDGSQALLFATLLQSALSGNDGSSSGLALEAFAGQELGSGSEQESQSTENSQLLAAMLLGSLFSGKDSLLSENLLSSMSLTGMGQNSWTSLTSAYNPYSGIVNSLQANSLSSQRSSDYRSDQPAIEQLIAEVGQRHGIDTNLIRQVVMAESSFNPHAVSSAGAMGLMQLMPGTAKTYGVTDPFDPAQNLDGGTRFLKDLLVRFKGNVAFALAGYNAGPGAVDKYNGIPPYKETQNYVKKILSALGKVDTQA; from the coding sequence GTGAATACGGCAGAACTAGTGCTGCTTTACCAGCTTCAAAGTATGAATCAGGCCTGGCAGGATACTTCAAGGAGTGAGTCCGGAAACAAGGATGGCTCCCAAGCTCTCCTCTTTGCCACCTTGCTCCAGTCCGCCCTTTCAGGAAATGATGGCTCCAGCTCAGGATTAGCTTTGGAAGCTTTTGCCGGACAAGAATTAGGGTCCGGTTCTGAGCAAGAGTCGCAGTCAACTGAGAATTCACAACTTCTTGCCGCAATGTTACTGGGAAGTCTTTTTTCCGGAAAGGATTCTCTCTTATCTGAAAATCTTCTCTCATCCATGAGCCTTACCGGAATGGGGCAAAATTCATGGACCTCTTTGACCTCGGCATATAATCCTTACTCCGGTATAGTAAACTCTCTCCAAGCAAACTCCTTAAGTTCTCAGCGGAGTTCAGATTACCGTTCCGATCAGCCGGCTATAGAACAGCTTATCGCGGAAGTAGGGCAGCGCCATGGGATAGACACGAATCTGATCCGGCAAGTGGTGATGGCTGAATCCAGTTTTAACCCCCATGCGGTATCGTCAGCGGGAGCTATGGGTCTGATGCAGTTGATGCCTGGTACGGCAAAGACTTATGGTGTGACCGATCCTTTTGATCCGGCTCAGAATCTTGATGGGGGAACCCGTTTTTTAAAGGATTTGTTAGTGCGGTTTAAAGGAAATGTCGCGTTTGCCTTAGCGGGCTATAATGCAGGCCCAGGGGCTGTAGATAAATACAATGGGATTCCACCTTACAAGGAAACGCAGAATTACGTGAAAAAAATACTTTCTGCATTAGGAAAAGTAGATACACAAGCATAA